In Populus alba chromosome 1, ASM523922v2, whole genome shotgun sequence, a single window of DNA contains:
- the LOC118042038 gene encoding large ribosomal subunit protein eL21z/eL21y — MPAGHGVRSRTRDLFARPFRKKGYIPLSTYLRTYKVGDYVDIKVNGAVHKGMPHKFYHGRTGRVWNVTKRAIGVVINKQVGNRIIGKKIHVRVEHVQPSRCREEFKLRKKKNDELKAEAKACGEKISTKRQPQGPKPGFMLEGATIETVTPIPYDVVNDLKGGY; from the exons ATGCCGGCTGGACACGGTGTGCGATCAAGGACCAGAGATCTCTTCGCTCGTCCCTTCAGGAAGAAGGGTTACATCCCCCTCTCCACTTATCTCAGAACATACAAGGTAGGCGACTATGTCGACATCAAGGTAAACGGCGCCGTTCACAAAGGCATGCCCCACAAGTTCTACCATGGCCGCACCGGTCGCGTCTGGAATGTCACCAAGCGCGCTATTGGTGTCGTCATCAACAAGCAG GTTGGGAATAGGATTATTGGGAAGAAAATTCATGTTAGGGTGGAGCATGTGCAGCCGTCGAGGTGCAGGGAGGAGTTTAagttaaggaagaagaagaatgatgaGTTGAAGGCTGAGGCCAAAGCTTGTGGTGAAAAGATTAGTACTAAGAGGCAGCCTCAAGGACCTAAGCCTGGATTTATGTTGGAGGGTGCTACTATTGAAACTGTCACTCCTATTCCTTATGATGTGGTCAATGATCTCAAGGGtggttattga
- the LOC118042025 gene encoding xyloglucan endotransglucosylase protein 34 isoform X2, with product MAASLWTLFLGMLFMVSGTMGAAPRKPVDVPFGRNYAPTWAFDHIKYFNGGSEIQLQLDKYTGTGFQSKGSYLFGHFSMQMKLVPGDSAGTVTAFYLSSQNSEHDEIDFEFLGNRTGQPYILQTNVFTGGKGDREQRIYLWFDPTTRYHSYSVLWNSYLVVFFVDDVPIRVFKNCKDLGVKFPFNQPMKIYSSLWNADDWATRGGLEKTDWSKAPFIASYKSFHIDGCEASVEAKFCATQGTRWWDQKEFQDLDALQYRRLRWVRQKYTIYNYCTDRSRYASMPPECKRDRDI from the exons ATGGCTGcttctctatggactttgtttctTGGCATGCTGTTTATGGTATCTGGGACAATGGGAGCTGCCCCAAGGAAGCCAGTGGATGTGCCTTTTGGAAGGAACTATGCTCCTACATGGGCTTTTGACCACATTAAGTACTTCAATGGAGGCTCAGAGATTCAGCTCCAGCTGGATAAATACACGG GTACTGGTTTCCAATCAAAAGGGTCATACTTATTTGGCCATTTCAGTATGCAAATGAAGTTGGTTCCTGGTGATTCAGCTGGAACAGTTACTGCTTTCTAT CTATCTTCACAAAACTCAGAGCATGATGAAATAGACTTTGAGTTCTTAGGAAACAGGACTGGCCAGCCTTACATTTTGCAGACAAATGTTTTCACAGGAGGCAAGGGAGACAGAGAACAGAGGATTTACCTCTGGTTTGACCCAACCACAAGATACCACTCTTACTCCGTCCTATGGAATTCGTACCTGGTAGT GTTCTTCGTGGATGATGTGCCAATCAGAGTGTTCAAGAACTGCAAAGACTTGGGAGTGAAATTTCCTTTCAACCAGCCAATGAAGATTTACTCAAGCCTATGGAACGCCGATGATTGGGCTACCAGAGGTGGACTTGAGAAGACAGACTGGTCCAAGGCGCCCTTTATAGCCTCCTACAAGAGCTTCCACATAGACGGCTGTGAAGCCTCCGTGGAAGCGAAATTCTGCGCCACGCAGGGCACCAGATGGTGGGACCAGAAGGAGTTCCAGGATCTTGATGCCTTGCAATACAGGAGGCTCAGATGGGTACGCCAGAAATACACCATCTACAATTACTGCACTGATAGATCAAGATACGCTTCAATGCCACCGGAATGCAAGAGAGACAGAGACATATGA
- the LOC118042025 gene encoding xyloglucan endotransglucosylase protein 34 isoform X1, with amino-acid sequence MCRDMAASLWTLFLGMLFMVSGTMGAAPRKPVDVPFGRNYAPTWAFDHIKYFNGGSEIQLQLDKYTGTGFQSKGSYLFGHFSMQMKLVPGDSAGTVTAFYLSSQNSEHDEIDFEFLGNRTGQPYILQTNVFTGGKGDREQRIYLWFDPTTRYHSYSVLWNSYLVVFFVDDVPIRVFKNCKDLGVKFPFNQPMKIYSSLWNADDWATRGGLEKTDWSKAPFIASYKSFHIDGCEASVEAKFCATQGTRWWDQKEFQDLDALQYRRLRWVRQKYTIYNYCTDRSRYASMPPECKRDRDI; translated from the exons ATGTGCAGAGATATGGCTGcttctctatggactttgtttctTGGCATGCTGTTTATGGTATCTGGGACAATGGGAGCTGCCCCAAGGAAGCCAGTGGATGTGCCTTTTGGAAGGAACTATGCTCCTACATGGGCTTTTGACCACATTAAGTACTTCAATGGAGGCTCAGAGATTCAGCTCCAGCTGGATAAATACACGG GTACTGGTTTCCAATCAAAAGGGTCATACTTATTTGGCCATTTCAGTATGCAAATGAAGTTGGTTCCTGGTGATTCAGCTGGAACAGTTACTGCTTTCTAT CTATCTTCACAAAACTCAGAGCATGATGAAATAGACTTTGAGTTCTTAGGAAACAGGACTGGCCAGCCTTACATTTTGCAGACAAATGTTTTCACAGGAGGCAAGGGAGACAGAGAACAGAGGATTTACCTCTGGTTTGACCCAACCACAAGATACCACTCTTACTCCGTCCTATGGAATTCGTACCTGGTAGT GTTCTTCGTGGATGATGTGCCAATCAGAGTGTTCAAGAACTGCAAAGACTTGGGAGTGAAATTTCCTTTCAACCAGCCAATGAAGATTTACTCAAGCCTATGGAACGCCGATGATTGGGCTACCAGAGGTGGACTTGAGAAGACAGACTGGTCCAAGGCGCCCTTTATAGCCTCCTACAAGAGCTTCCACATAGACGGCTGTGAAGCCTCCGTGGAAGCGAAATTCTGCGCCACGCAGGGCACCAGATGGTGGGACCAGAAGGAGTTCCAGGATCTTGATGCCTTGCAATACAGGAGGCTCAGATGGGTACGCCAGAAATACACCATCTACAATTACTGCACTGATAGATCAAGATACGCTTCAATGCCACCGGAATGCAAGAGAGACAGAGACATATGA